In the Nitrospirota bacterium genome, one interval contains:
- a CDS encoding TonB-dependent receptor codes for MHIRFFLISVMTIILIGTSFNGSASSMECGQWTARVVSAEGHVESLRAGESVWKEVKINDTYCPADMIRTLEKSRAAILLSNETILRLAQKTIIKFSEPRKPSLLEIITGHILFITRTPRPFTIDTPFVNAASEGTEFVIEVNEEKKSTTVTVIEGKIAVKNEAGSATILSGQAMTVMVGEPPVSRIVVRPLDSIQWALYYPPVLSFSELRLEELEPAGEGEWPSMVRRSVGFYAEGNMEEAFAAIKDVPEGILEPRFYVYRASLLLLVGRLDEAGQDIRRALDITPDFSQALALQSVMSITRNEKESGLRLAQEAARTDPDSVSARVALSYAWQASFNISEAVTAAREAVRLDPQSSLAWARLAELLMAEADTDQALDAARKAAEINPRESRAQTVLGFAYLIQIRIPEAKTVFEKAITLNSADPLARVGLGLARIREEMLKDGREEIEIAAGLDPNNSFIRSYLGKAYYEEKRDDIAGIQLDMAKELDPKDPTPYLYDAIRKQTENRPVEALHDLRKSIELNDNRAVYRSRFLLDNDQAARSVSLGRIYGDLGFEQAGLVEGWKSVTTDPVNYSAHRLLADSYSALPRSEIARLSGILVSQLLQPLNNNPVQPWLSDSSPAILAGSGPLNPSYNEFSQLFIRDRVQLLLGGVFGEQKTLGEEVIVTGLHGRYSYSLGQFHLKTDGFRKNNDIRQDIYNVFMQAGLTHKLSIQGEVRVHDTESGDIGLRSDSENFSPALDLKIKKTIYRLGLHYAPGPGSDIIVSVLHQDHNEDQFEPLPSSITTMKGQLKGHILEAQYLFHLRQVSFITGAGRFDGKENIDASLVFPPPDDIFNFSDESKDTIRHTNFYLYSLIHPASNVTLTIGASADLYKGIVGDVDKVNPKFGLIWNPVPSTTLRAAAFGVLKKTIISSQTIEPTQIAGFQQFFDDGDGTDSRQYGIGLDQQFSPDLSVGAEFTYRDLKTPVLVFFPEEGTMEENGDYRTGRAYLYWVPSSWIATSAEYYIERLDQTGLDFHEFNTDRIPLSVRLFHPFGLFAKLKSTYINQTGEFLNDLTGNYKPGEDRFWVWDASIGYSLPRRRGILAIDAKNIFDRRFRFQEIDSMNPLIQPERLIILKLTVSI; via the coding sequence ATGCATATCCGCTTTTTTCTGATATCTGTCATGACTATAATTCTTATTGGAACTTCTTTCAACGGATCAGCAAGCTCTATGGAATGCGGGCAATGGACTGCGAGGGTCGTCTCAGCAGAGGGGCATGTAGAATCACTGAGAGCCGGCGAGTCTGTTTGGAAAGAGGTGAAGATTAATGACACCTATTGTCCTGCTGATATGATCAGGACTCTTGAGAAGAGCCGGGCCGCGATCCTCCTTTCAAATGAAACCATTCTGCGTCTCGCTCAGAAGACGATAATTAAATTCTCCGAACCCAGGAAGCCATCTCTCCTTGAAATAATAACAGGACACATCCTCTTTATTACACGCACTCCCAGGCCTTTCACCATAGATACTCCTTTTGTGAATGCGGCAAGCGAGGGGACGGAGTTTGTCATCGAGGTCAATGAGGAAAAGAAATCAACCACGGTGACCGTAATAGAAGGAAAGATAGCCGTTAAGAATGAGGCTGGCAGCGCGACGATTCTAAGCGGCCAGGCCATGACAGTCATGGTCGGAGAACCGCCTGTGTCCCGTATCGTTGTCCGGCCCCTTGATTCGATCCAGTGGGCGCTCTATTATCCCCCTGTCCTCAGTTTCAGTGAACTTCGACTGGAGGAGCTTGAACCGGCTGGAGAAGGGGAATGGCCTTCCATGGTGAGAAGGTCCGTCGGGTTCTATGCGGAAGGGAATATGGAAGAGGCGTTTGCTGCGATCAAAGACGTTCCGGAAGGAATCCTGGAGCCGCGATTTTATGTTTACCGGGCCTCTCTCCTCCTTCTGGTCGGCCGGCTCGATGAAGCAGGCCAGGATATCCGGAGGGCATTGGACATTACTCCTGATTTTAGTCAGGCCCTGGCGCTTCAGTCTGTTATGTCTATAACGAGGAATGAAAAAGAGTCAGGTCTCAGGCTGGCGCAAGAGGCTGCCCGCACTGACCCGGACTCTGTATCAGCGCGGGTCGCCCTCTCCTACGCGTGGCAGGCCAGCTTCAATATTTCAGAGGCCGTTACTGCCGCAAGAGAGGCTGTGCGCCTGGATCCTCAAAGCTCCCTTGCCTGGGCCAGACTGGCTGAACTTCTGATGGCCGAGGCCGACACGGACCAGGCGCTCGATGCAGCAAGGAAGGCCGCAGAGATCAATCCCCGGGAGTCGCGGGCTCAAACAGTCCTCGGATTTGCCTATCTCATTCAGATCAGGATCCCGGAGGCTAAAACAGTCTTTGAAAAGGCCATCACATTAAATTCTGCTGACCCCCTCGCAAGAGTCGGACTCGGACTGGCCAGGATTCGGGAAGAGATGCTCAAAGATGGACGGGAGGAGATCGAGATCGCGGCGGGTCTTGACCCGAATAATTCATTCATCAGGAGCTATCTCGGCAAGGCCTACTATGAGGAGAAAAGGGATGACATCGCGGGTATCCAGCTCGATATGGCCAAAGAACTCGATCCTAAAGACCCGACACCCTATCTCTATGACGCTATCCGGAAGCAGACGGAGAACCGGCCAGTAGAAGCGCTCCATGATCTCCGGAAATCGATCGAGCTGAATGACAACCGGGCGGTCTACCGGTCCCGATTCCTTCTGGATAATGACCAGGCGGCGCGCAGTGTCAGCCTCGGCCGCATCTATGGCGACCTTGGTTTTGAACAGGCGGGCCTGGTTGAAGGGTGGAAATCGGTTACTACCGACCCGGTGAATTATTCAGCCCACAGGCTCCTGGCGGATTCTTATTCAGCGCTACCCCGCTCTGAGATTGCCAGGTTGAGCGGAATCCTCGTCTCCCAGTTGCTGCAGCCGTTGAACAACAACCCTGTCCAGCCGTGGCTGAGCGATAGCTCTCCGGCCATACTGGCAGGTTCAGGCCCCCTCAATCCGTCGTATAATGAATTTAGCCAGCTTTTTATTCGTGACCGTGTTCAGCTTCTCCTCGGCGGCGTCTTCGGAGAGCAGAAAACGCTGGGCGAGGAGGTCATTGTCACCGGCTTGCATGGAAGATATTCCTACAGTCTGGGCCAGTTTCACCTCAAGACAGACGGATTCAGGAAAAATAACGATATAAGACAGGACATTTACAATGTCTTCATGCAGGCTGGCCTGACTCATAAGCTGAGCATTCAGGGAGAGGTCCGCGTTCACGATACTGAAAGCGGTGACATTGGTCTTCGATCCGATTCTGAGAATTTTTCTCCTGCCCTTGATTTGAAAATCAAAAAGACAATTTATCGATTGGGCCTTCACTACGCCCCCGGACCTGGATCGGATATTATCGTCTCCGTTTTACACCAGGATCATAATGAAGATCAATTCGAACCATTACCAAGTTCAATCACTACAATGAAGGGGCAACTAAAGGGTCACATTCTGGAAGCCCAATACCTGTTCCATTTGAGACAGGTAAGCTTCATCACGGGAGCCGGCCGGTTTGACGGGAAAGAGAACATAGACGCCAGTCTCGTCTTCCCCCCACCGGACGACATATTTAACTTTTCTGACGAGAGTAAGGATACTATTCGCCATACCAATTTTTATCTCTACTCCCTCATCCATCCTGCATCGAATGTGACTTTGACAATCGGAGCCAGTGCAGACCTGTATAAAGGCATCGTAGGGGATGTTGACAAAGTGAATCCTAAATTTGGACTAATATGGAATCCGGTCCCTTCGACAACGCTGCGCGCGGCCGCTTTCGGCGTTCTGAAGAAGACTATTATCTCAAGTCAGACAATCGAGCCCACCCAAATTGCCGGATTTCAGCAGTTCTTTGATGATGGTGATGGTACGGATTCGAGGCAATATGGGATCGGACTCGACCAACAATTTTCTCCGGATTTATCCGTAGGCGCGGAATTCACCTACAGGGATTTAAAGACTCCTGTATTAGTCTTCTTCCCTGAAGAAGGAACGATGGAAGAGAATGGCGATTACAGGACAGGCCGCGCGTACCTCTATTGGGTCCCGTCATCCTGGATCGCGACCAGCGCGGAATATTACATTGAAAGATTGGACCAGACCGG
- a CDS encoding CHASE2 domain-containing protein, translating into MAKWHKAIILGFVIGVFGLIMTIIPYGDDLEEGLGLGILFKLRGKVPPPPEVVVIAMDKESAVNLNLPHDPKKWPRTYHSRLVQKLVQEGAGVIAFDVFFEDRPLVEEDRLFARTIKDASNVVLLEYLRKELLPLKGRRDQVVTEVTIENKVEPAALLAKEAVALSSFPLPKYPWRVNWYWTIDSSGAPTMPGTAFLVFSLQAYNELTDLLNQALNHTEIVHTEEDKANISSLSGARRLLALKKEDIIAGKKIEDFSKNLKDIFGQKTLISEFIADELGNPDASYKGDKGIKILSALKDMYKGSDEIRHLNFYGPARTITTIPYYQALQSDGKTISGQKPFDFKGKAVFIGVSEINQAEQRDSFYTIYSESKGLDLSGVEICATAFANLLDDTSLQPPGFIIRILTVLIWGAGIGMISFLFPPLKAMLYILGLMIFYAGAAYFRFKTAGIWLPLVIPTMLQVPLAVLAAVVWRHVEINREHQIVQMKSEFISHVSHDLRTPLTVIKGYIDNLRDGITGELTERQKEYLNRISKNAERLSHLINDLLDTSRMESGRVKLKRGSLHLDHLINNVVEDLRPVAAAKNIAIRVNTQNEELEVKGDQEKLEQVVTNLLENAIKFTCPGGHVTINLQKDQRSFTVSIRDTGVGIPPKEQSRVFDRFYRIEEHGCLTEEKGTGLGLYIAKTIVELHGGKIRVTSESGKGSEFSFTIPMR; encoded by the coding sequence ATGGCTAAGTGGCATAAGGCGATCATCCTCGGTTTTGTCATAGGAGTATTCGGTCTGATAATGACTATAATTCCATATGGGGATGATCTTGAAGAAGGACTCGGTCTGGGAATTCTTTTTAAACTCAGAGGGAAAGTGCCTCCGCCACCGGAGGTCGTCGTCATTGCCATGGATAAAGAGTCTGCTGTTAATCTTAATCTGCCTCATGACCCTAAGAAATGGCCCCGCACCTATCATTCCCGGCTTGTTCAAAAATTGGTACAGGAAGGTGCAGGCGTCATTGCCTTTGACGTCTTTTTTGAAGACCGGCCTCTGGTTGAAGAAGACCGTCTGTTTGCCAGGACGATCAAAGATGCATCCAATGTGGTACTCCTTGAATATCTGAGAAAAGAGTTGTTGCCATTAAAGGGTCGCAGAGATCAGGTTGTCACTGAAGTGACTATTGAAAATAAAGTGGAACCAGCGGCTCTTCTTGCGAAGGAAGCAGTTGCCCTCTCCTCCTTTCCACTACCAAAGTATCCATGGAGAGTAAACTGGTACTGGACCATTGATTCCAGCGGGGCGCCTACGATGCCAGGGACAGCATTCCTTGTTTTTTCATTGCAAGCCTATAACGAGCTGACAGACCTGCTGAATCAAGCACTTAATCACACGGAAATTGTCCATACTGAAGAAGATAAGGCGAACATCTCTTCTTTATCCGGCGCCAGAAGATTACTCGCGCTTAAAAAAGAAGATATTATAGCCGGCAAAAAGATAGAAGACTTTTCAAAGAACCTCAAAGATATATTTGGTCAAAAGACATTGATCTCAGAGTTCATTGCGGATGAGTTGGGGAATCCTGACGCATCCTATAAGGGCGATAAGGGGATAAAAATCCTAAGTGCGTTGAAAGATATGTACAAAGGCAGCGACGAGATCCGCCACCTGAATTTTTACGGGCCTGCCAGGACAATAACTACCATTCCCTATTATCAGGCGCTCCAATCTGATGGCAAGACAATAAGCGGTCAGAAGCCGTTTGATTTTAAAGGCAAGGCGGTTTTCATAGGGGTATCTGAGATTAATCAGGCTGAACAAAGAGATAGTTTCTACACGATCTACTCTGAATCAAAAGGCCTCGATTTAAGCGGTGTGGAGATCTGTGCAACCGCATTTGCGAACCTGCTGGATGATACTTCCTTACAACCTCCGGGATTCATAATCCGTATCCTGACGGTCCTGATCTGGGGGGCCGGCATTGGGATGATCTCTTTTTTATTTCCACCACTGAAGGCCATGTTATACATTTTGGGCCTTATGATATTTTACGCTGGAGCTGCCTATTTCCGGTTCAAGACAGCAGGTATCTGGCTTCCATTGGTCATTCCAACAATGCTCCAGGTTCCCCTTGCCGTACTTGCTGCTGTTGTCTGGAGGCATGTAGAGATAAACAGAGAACATCAGATTGTTCAGATGAAATCAGAATTTATCTCCCATGTTTCTCACGATCTTCGAACTCCCCTCACAGTAATCAAGGGTTATATTGATAATCTGCGGGATGGAATTACAGGGGAGTTGACAGAGAGACAGAAAGAGTATCTTAACCGGATATCTAAAAACGCGGAAAGGTTGTCACATCTGATTAATGACCTCCTCGATACATCCCGTATGGAATCGGGCCGGGTAAAACTAAAGCGCGGTTCCCTTCATCTCGATCATCTCATTAACAATGTGGTCGAAGACCTGAGGCCCGTGGCAGCTGCAAAAAATATTGCGATCAGGGTCAATACCCAGAATGAGGAGCTGGAGGTTAAGGGGGATCAGGAAAAATTGGAACAGGTTGTCACAAACCTTCTTGAAAATGCAATCAAGTTTACCTGTCCCGGAGGTCATGTCACCATTAATCTGCAAAAAGATCAACGGTCTTTTACAGTCTCGATAAGAGATACAGGGGTAGGGATCCCACCAAAGGAGCAGTCGCGGGTCTTTGACCGTTTCTACAGGATAGAAGAACATGGTTGCCTTACAGAAGAAAAGGGAACAGGCCTTGGACTCTACATTGCAAAGACCATAGTTGAGCTTCATGGGGGCAAAATCCGGGTAACCAGCGAGAGTGGAAAGGGGTCTGAATTTTCCTTTACCATACCCATGAGGTGA
- a CDS encoding HAMP domain-containing protein, with protein MNSLRAKLIVFFTLLILLSATVLVTSFYFQGVTWLFPTALMCLIMVEGIVPICYLSKFHIKPMGTLIQAARKVTEEGDLLKVTVPACGDEMGELARTYNEMVSTLSHRKNQCLEHGQQLKRLNSKLAEMNQTLEERVRKRTTEMQDVIRHIRDEKRKSESILLNIEDGVIVVDVNGSIIHINRAAGRMFKKEGRDSESRLLSDLSQLPHLCSIFSNLAIKDKGEMEVNDPESNLPRVIMYSSFPYRNDKGLLLGKIAVFHDITHFKEADRLKSEFYYQISHELRTPLTAIRGYIENLCDGIAGDLNSKQLEYLDRMTKNSEILIRRVSDILDISLIESKKMQIHLAPMPLYDLIGQVVNELRPLAAQKTLDVSLAEFEGNGRIQGDREKIKQVITKLLDYSFMYAQPGGRITISLAQNGKFFVTSIRNTGIEIPPKEKTRIFDRFYRPDPSSVAESKGTINGLFVEKNIIEMHGGQIGIDNEAAKGSEFYFTLPV; from the coding sequence ATGAACTCTCTCAGGGCAAAACTGATTGTTTTCTTCACTCTTCTCATATTGTTATCTGCCACAGTTTTAGTCACTTCATTTTATTTTCAGGGCGTGACGTGGTTGTTTCCCACAGCCCTCATGTGTTTAATAATGGTCGAGGGAATAGTCCCTATCTGCTACCTCTCAAAGTTCCATATAAAACCGATGGGTACTCTCATACAGGCTGCCAGGAAAGTTACAGAGGAAGGAGATTTATTAAAGGTGACCGTGCCTGCCTGCGGCGATGAGATGGGAGAGCTTGCGAGGACATATAATGAGATGGTCTCTACACTCAGCCACCGAAAGAATCAGTGCCTCGAACATGGTCAGCAATTAAAAAGACTGAATAGTAAACTGGCAGAAATGAATCAAACGCTTGAAGAACGGGTCAGAAAAAGAACAACGGAGATGCAGGATGTAATTCGCCATATCCGTGATGAGAAGAGAAAGTCCGAAAGTATTCTCCTTAATATAGAGGACGGTGTGATCGTTGTTGATGTCAATGGGAGTATAATTCATATAAATCGCGCCGCCGGAAGAATGTTTAAGAAAGAAGGCAGGGATTCCGAATCCAGGCTTTTATCTGATCTGTCTCAGTTACCTCATTTATGCAGTATTTTTAGTAATCTTGCTATAAAAGACAAGGGTGAGATGGAGGTCAATGACCCGGAATCCAATTTACCCAGGGTAATTATGTACTCATCCTTCCCATACAGAAACGATAAAGGCCTTCTACTTGGAAAGATAGCGGTCTTTCATGACATTACACACTTTAAAGAGGCGGACAGGCTCAAATCGGAATTTTACTATCAAATCTCTCATGAATTAAGGACCCCGCTGACCGCTATAAGGGGGTATATAGAAAATCTGTGTGACGGCATTGCCGGGGATTTGAACAGTAAACAATTAGAGTACCTTGATCGAATGACAAAAAACTCAGAGATACTTATACGTAGGGTCAGTGATATATTAGACATCTCCCTTATCGAGTCAAAGAAGATGCAAATACATCTTGCCCCAATGCCGTTGTATGATCTCATCGGCCAGGTGGTGAATGAGCTTCGTCCCCTTGCAGCACAAAAAACTCTCGATGTCAGTTTGGCTGAATTTGAAGGAAATGGCCGGATTCAGGGAGACAGGGAAAAGATTAAACAGGTCATCACGAAACTGCTCGATTATTCCTTTATGTATGCCCAGCCGGGGGGGCGGATAACTATCTCCCTGGCCCAGAATGGCAAATTTTTCGTGACCTCTATCAGAAATACCGGGATTGAGATTCCACCGAAGGAAAAGACCCGTATATTTGATCGCTTTTACCGGCCCGACCCGTCCTCAGTTGCGGAATCAAAAGGAACAATAAATGGCCTTTTTGTTGAAAAAAATATTATTGAGATGCATGGCGGACAGATCGGGATAGATAATGAGGCGGCAAAGGGAAGTGAGTTTTACTTTACGCTTCCGGTTTAG
- a CDS encoding sigma-54-dependent Fis family transcriptional regulator, translating into MIIKDRLEMLGYQTLTASDGQEALKSIAQQEPDAVFLDLQMPRMDGMEVLRSLKEYPNLPVIVITAFGTIEKAVEAIKEGAFDFITKPFSAGHLDIVIKKALECRSLKRENLYLQGEVDRSFPGIIGESQKIKEATEMAKKVALTSSTVLLLGESGVGKEVFARLIHRSSDRSKKPFVAVNCAALRDELLESELFGHEKGSFTGAFQMKRGKLEVANGGTIFLDEIGDLKPELQAKILRVLEEREFDRVGGTQSVRIDIRTIAATNHNLYKKVQDGRFREDLFFRLNVVTIHLPPLRERKEDIPALADFFLERACYEVKKPLMKFTRESMEHLMNYHWPGNVRELRNLIERAVVLSEGVEITPYDLPYSPFVNSAEENHLIKPYHDAVLSYQKEVILHALKQAKGNQSKAAEFLNLQRTYLARLIKKMNIKDSIKDEPS; encoded by the coding sequence ATGATTATTAAAGACAGGCTCGAGATGCTCGGATATCAGACGCTTACTGCCTCGGATGGGCAGGAGGCATTAAAATCCATAGCCCAGCAGGAACCTGATGCTGTATTTCTTGACCTTCAGATGCCCCGTATGGATGGGATGGAGGTACTCAGGAGTTTAAAAGAATATCCTAATCTCCCTGTCATTGTCATTACTGCCTTCGGTACCATTGAAAAGGCCGTGGAGGCCATAAAAGAAGGCGCCTTTGATTTTATCACGAAACCTTTTTCAGCGGGTCATCTCGATATCGTAATTAAGAAGGCTCTTGAATGCAGGTCGCTCAAACGGGAAAACCTCTATCTTCAGGGGGAGGTCGATCGTTCTTTTCCAGGGATTATAGGAGAAAGTCAGAAGATAAAAGAGGCAACTGAAATGGCTAAAAAAGTTGCCCTCACCTCTTCCACGGTTCTCCTCCTGGGAGAGAGCGGAGTCGGTAAGGAGGTCTTTGCCCGTCTGATTCATAGATCAAGTGACCGGTCTAAAAAGCCCTTTGTGGCTGTTAACTGTGCCGCCCTCCGGGATGAACTCCTTGAAAGTGAGCTATTCGGCCACGAAAAGGGGAGCTTTACCGGGGCATTCCAGATGAAGCGGGGGAAATTGGAGGTTGCAAATGGAGGCACAATCTTTCTGGATGAGATTGGCGATCTTAAACCTGAACTTCAGGCTAAGATTCTCAGGGTTCTGGAAGAGAGGGAGTTTGATCGGGTTGGTGGAACCCAGTCTGTCCGGATTGATATACGGACGATTGCGGCGACTAATCATAACCTTTATAAGAAGGTACAGGACGGACGGTTCCGGGAAGACCTGTTCTTCCGTCTCAATGTAGTAACAATCCATCTCCCTCCCCTCAGAGAAAGAAAAGAGGACATCCCCGCATTGGCAGACTTTTTTTTGGAGCGGGCCTGTTATGAAGTAAAAAAACCGCTGATGAAGTTTACCCGGGAGTCTATGGAACATCTGATGAATTATCACTGGCCGGGCAATGTGAGAGAGTTGCGCAATTTGATTGAACGGGCGGTCGTATTGTCTGAAGGAGTGGAGATTACGCCGTATGATCTTCCCTACAGCCCATTTGTCAATTCGGCTGAAGAAAATCATCTGATCAAGCCTTATCATGATGCGGTCTTATCGTATCAGAAAGAAGTCATACTGCACGCCCTGAAACAGGCAAAAGGAAACCAGAGCAAGGCAGCAGAATTTCTGAATCTTCAGCGCACATATTTAGCCCGTTTGATTAAGAAGATGAACATCAAAGACTCAATTAAGGATGAACCGTCATGA
- the hisB gene encoding imidazoleglycerol-phosphate dehydratase HisB, with protein MKRISQIKRKTAETNIKLRFTIEGQGKGKIDTGIPFLDHMLTLFAKHGLFDLNIAAVGDLDIDYHHTVEDIGIVLGKAIAQAVGDKKGIRRYGSALIPMDETLASVALDISGRPYLVYSVALPKRGKIKEFDADLIEDFFQALVTSSGITLHVNMRYGRNIHHIFEAVFKAFARALDEATSVDIRVSGIPSTKGRL; from the coding sequence ATGAAGAGAATAAGCCAGATTAAACGAAAAACGGCCGAAACGAATATTAAGTTGAGATTCACAATTGAAGGTCAGGGCAAAGGGAAAATAGACACCGGCATCCCTTTCCTTGATCATATGCTGACGCTCTTCGCAAAACATGGTTTGTTCGATCTCAACATCGCCGCAGTTGGTGATTTGGATATAGACTATCATCATACAGTCGAAGACATAGGAATTGTGCTTGGTAAGGCGATTGCGCAGGCAGTTGGAGACAAGAAGGGCATCAGGCGTTATGGGAGTGCTTTAATTCCTATGGATGAGACACTTGCATCCGTTGCCCTCGACATCAGCGGCAGGCCATATCTGGTATATAGCGTGGCGCTTCCGAAAAGGGGAAAGATCAAAGAGTTTGACGCTGACCTGATCGAGGATTTTTTCCAGGCGCTTGTCACATCAAGCGGCATTACGCTGCATGTCAACATGAGATACGGCCGCAACATCCACCACATCTTCGAGGCCGTGTTCAAGGCATTTGCAAGGGCGCTTGACGAGGCAACGTCAGTTGACATCAGGGTTAGCGGTATCCCTTCCACTAAGGGAAGGCTATGA
- the hisD gene encoding histidinol dehydrogenase — protein sequence MKLIKTDSRGFAKVRAQLLARGVTYGESIENSVRKIIDDVRVNGDRALIKYTKKFDRVSLTPETLQVDKKVIQDAYARVNPSDVDSLKYAASRIRKFHEHQKTSGWQYKDNGVMLGQMVTPLDRVGVYVPGGKAVYPSTVLMSVIPARIAGVKEVIVCTPTPASGFLSQPELVSVSQTRQGQEILKQVQNDKWRNDRVGGYSGAINPYILVAADIAGADRIYTAGGAQAVAAMAYGTDTVPRVDKIAGPGNIYVAVAKKLLYGQVDIDMIAGPSEILIVADDTAEPSFVAMDMLSQAEHDEEAVAVLITTSESFAKKVVQLIKSEMKHQPRRRVIRESLRNHGLIIVARDLNEAVELTNEFAAEHLSLQVAQPEKLLKEIRHAGAVFLGSYTPQTMGDYVAGPNHTLPTGGTARFFSPLSVDDFVKKTSVVMYSRMAIKNDGSVASRLAEIEGLYAHSEAVRIRMK from the coding sequence GTGAAGCTAATAAAAACAGATAGCCGTGGGTTTGCAAAAGTAAGGGCGCAACTCCTTGCAAGGGGTGTAACTTATGGGGAATCCATAGAGAACTCAGTCCGGAAGATTATAGATGACGTCAGGGTTAACGGTGACAGGGCGCTGATCAAATATACAAAAAAGTTTGACAGAGTTTCTCTAACGCCTGAAACGCTGCAGGTAGATAAAAAAGTCATCCAGGATGCCTATGCCAGGGTGAACCCTTCTGATGTCGATAGTTTAAAATACGCGGCATCCAGAATCAGAAAGTTCCATGAACACCAGAAGACGTCAGGATGGCAATATAAAGATAACGGCGTGATGCTCGGACAGATGGTTACTCCGCTGGACAGAGTTGGCGTTTATGTGCCTGGCGGGAAGGCGGTCTATCCATCTACAGTCCTGATGAGCGTTATCCCGGCCAGAATTGCCGGTGTAAAAGAAGTCATCGTATGTACGCCGACACCAGCATCTGGTTTCCTTAGTCAACCTGAACTTGTTTCAGTGTCTCAAACGAGGCAGGGTCAGGAGATTCTGAAACAAGTTCAGAATGACAAATGGCGGAATGACAGGGTGGGCGGATATTCAGGTGCAATAAACCCATATATCTTAGTTGCAGCGGACATAGCCGGTGCTGACAGGATTTATACTGCCGGAGGGGCGCAGGCTGTTGCTGCTATGGCGTATGGTACTGATACTGTACCGCGCGTGGACAAGATAGCCGGACCTGGCAATATCTATGTGGCAGTGGCAAAGAAGCTCTTATATGGTCAGGTGGATATAGACATGATCGCAGGACCAAGCGAGATACTTATCGTTGCTGATGATACGGCGGAGCCGTCATTCGTTGCGATGGACATGTTGTCCCAGGCGGAGCATGATGAGGAGGCGGTTGCAGTTCTTATTACGACATCTGAATCGTTTGCAAAGAAAGTCGTACAGCTCATAAAATCAGAGATGAAGCATCAGCCCCGAAGGCGTGTAATACGAGAGTCCCTAAGGAATCACGGCCTCATCATTGTGGCAAGAGATTTAAATGAAGCTGTTGAACTGACGAATGAGTTTGCAGCGGAGCATCTGTCACTGCAGGTGGCACAACCGGAGAAACTCCTGAAAGAAATAAGGCACGCCGGTGCAGTCTTTCTTGGCAGTTACACACCCCAGACAATGGGAGATTATGTTGCAGGCCCGAACCATACGTTACCTACCGGAGGAACAGCAAGGTTTTTCTCACCCCTCAGTGTGGATGATTTTGTAAAAAAGACGAGTGTGGTAATGTATAGCAGGATGGCAATAAAAAATGATGGCAGTGTCGCATCAAGACTGGCAGAGATTGAAGGCCTGTACGCACACAGCGAGGCAGTCAGGATAAGGATGAAATAG
- a CDS encoding ATP phosphoribosyltransferase, which translates to MKETAQPVTIALAKGKLLEHAVEYFDKLGLIPEDVKDAGRRLIFNSPKHGLTYLIVRPTDVPTYVEYGAADIGIVGKDMLLEQEKDLYELFDLKFGHCKVVVAGPKEAIEPYKNGKLTKIRVATKYPRITELYFGSRGVHADIIKLYGSIELAPLVGLSHVIVDLISTGRTLKENNLELIEVVTESTARLIANRASLKLKYERIMGIVDDLRRVISGEPS; encoded by the coding sequence ATGAAAGAGACGGCACAGCCTGTTACAATAGCCCTTGCAAAAGGAAAACTCCTTGAACATGCTGTAGAGTATTTTGACAAGCTCGGCTTGATTCCTGAGGATGTCAAAGATGCAGGCCGGAGACTCATCTTTAATTCTCCCAAACATGGCCTGACATACCTGATAGTGCGTCCTACAGATGTCCCCACATATGTAGAATATGGCGCTGCTGACATTGGCATTGTCGGGAAGGATATGCTGCTGGAACAGGAAAAAGACCTCTATGAATTGTTTGACCTTAAGTTCGGGCATTGCAAGGTTGTGGTCGCAGGACCAAAGGAGGCAATAGAGCCTTACAAGAACGGCAAGCTGACAAAGATACGCGTTGCCACAAAATATCCCAGGATTACTGAGCTATACTTTGGCAGCCGCGGTGTCCATGCAGATATAATTAAACTCTATGGTTCCATAGAACTTGCGCCGCTGGTTGGCTTGTCCCATGTCATTGTTGACCTGATATCAACCGGCAGGACGCTTAAAGAAAACAACCTTGAATTAATTGAGGTCGTCACAGAGTCAACAGCCCGTCTTATAGCAAACAGGGCCAGCCTGAAGCTCAAGTATGAAAGGATAATGGGGATTGTTGATGACCTGAGAAGGGTTATTTCAGGTGAACCGTCATGA